A single Candidatus Bathyarchaeum sp. DNA region contains:
- a CDS encoding conjugal transfer protein TraX — MYGFDYGREFLKWVAIITMTIDHIGAVLYPELRILRFVGRIAFPIFAYLLILGMENTKNVRNYAVRLFAFAVISQIPFFLAHDYAAFESLNIFFTLGLGLVFVYYFQKASILSFIPLLVSFVIHFDYGIYGLALIGCMALLRRNTKLGAVLIVLLNCLFLFPFSSQFLSLVALPLIVLHDTGYLSMVKDYAEDYKIPLWRKYFFYVYYPLHLLLLYLINTVYF; from the coding sequence ATGTACGGCTTTGACTATGGCAGAGAATTTCTCAAATGGGTCGCAATCATAACCATGACCATAGACCACATCGGAGCAGTACTATACCCAGAACTGCGGATTTTGCGTTTTGTGGGCAGGATTGCTTTTCCAATATTTGCTTACCTGCTAATCTTAGGAATGGAGAACACCAAAAACGTTCGAAACTACGCCGTCCGATTGTTCGCATTTGCAGTGATTTCCCAAATTCCCTTCTTCTTAGCCCATGACTATGCAGCATTTGAGTCACTTAACATATTTTTCACCTTGGGCTTGGGGCTTGTGTTTGTGTATTATTTCCAAAAAGCCTCAATTTTATCCTTTATTCCTTTGCTTGTTTCTTTTGTGATTCACTTTGATTATGGCATCTATGGATTAGCCCTGATTGGTTGCATGGCACTTTTGCGAAGAAACACAAAATTGGGAGCAGTTTTGATCGTTCTGCTGAATTGTTTGTTTTTATTCCCCTTTAGCAGCCAATTCTTGTCCCTTGTAGCACTTCCCCTGATTGTTTTGCATGACACTGGTTACTTATCTATGGTGAAAGACTATGCAGAAGACTACAAAATCCCCTTATGGCGAAAATACTTCTTTT
- a CDS encoding PQQ-binding-like beta-propeller repeat protein produces MRKNEKMQLLALTTIVFLICPMILVNFNIAVNAQENNTDLLQYEWPNNMKGDMKLGWRAGSGPAPDSQNVAWESSLGYPISAFNGLVFLSGGYAVDPWTGDVVYQYDGNGATKIDETHFIASNSVFETATGTKLFSYDVLADNYDPELGMFWTQDSQTGGGGGPSTIRAWNWPDITQAPTLAYEKFIQENYRGATLIIEDGRILVGTLESTAIALDARTGDLLWETPMVGYMSYDGAYYDGKWIQASQSGPIYCFDASTGDVLWTYDPQGFYSFWSFIGAIYDGKVYSINCDNKVYAIDIETGQVVWTWKTTDGGVGYPTYTIAGDGKVYAYTGRSDYTDPETGVRYKEEYVCLDANTGEFLWKTRSVLGSDREFGGPPRIYNILAYGNLYLGDVRGQTVCYGQDIPWTDFQGNPQHTGESLASGPEELSVKWTYDAGSGIYGAPAAYNGKIFVGSNDGVFHAVDHLTGESVWTYETGDAIKNNPAIYDGNVFFVSDDGYQYCLDADAGTLVWKTYIGSDVKFYYHTLQRRSSSPTIVDGKLYVGSRNFTAFCLDAATGNVLWNFDTGGLISNNLAVSDGSVYVSVGGVSAWKQVDTGGDSGTLYKLNANTGAVIWETEIPYHRYEGSGQLVGRHLLASPVVADGIVFQASNAWGTYAIDVDTGEQLWWSNVTTLSEHIITAALPYSITPVYANGKIYVMDFFCILCRNATNGELIWSQYLGHSWHGGPLYADGKIYVASELQACYVLDAETGEKIDYANWGAFCWSSPCIYDNKLYWGTVDWLLFCYEQTPYGETTYYGTSIALNSEMTFGLVELETSEPSEVTLEPAEVPLFNTENIILVLVGIAVVLTVVGFLQLRKKK; encoded by the coding sequence TTGAGAAAAAATGAAAAAATGCAATTGTTGGCTTTAACTACTATTGTTTTTCTTATTTGCCCAATGATTCTGGTAAATTTCAATATCGCTGTTAATGCTCAAGAAAACAACACAGACTTGCTTCAATATGAATGGCCTAACAATATGAAAGGTGACATGAAACTAGGTTGGCGTGCAGGAAGTGGACCCGCTCCCGATTCTCAGAACGTTGCGTGGGAATCCAGTCTTGGTTATCCTATTTCCGCATTTAATGGCTTAGTTTTTCTGTCAGGAGGTTACGCTGTTGATCCTTGGACCGGAGACGTTGTATACCAATATGACGGTAATGGTGCAACAAAAATTGATGAAACACACTTCATTGCTTCCAACTCTGTCTTTGAAACTGCAACAGGAACTAAACTGTTTTCATATGATGTCTTAGCAGACAATTATGACCCAGAATTAGGAATGTTCTGGACTCAAGACAGTCAAACTGGTGGTGGAGGTGGGCCTTCAACAATTCGTGCTTGGAACTGGCCGGACATAACACAAGCTCCAACTCTAGCTTATGAAAAATTCATACAGGAGAATTATCGAGGAGCTACGTTGATAATAGAGGACGGACGGATACTTGTTGGAACATTAGAATCTACCGCTATTGCTTTAGATGCTAGGACGGGGGACTTGCTTTGGGAAACACCCATGGTTGGTTACATGTCCTATGATGGTGCATACTATGATGGCAAATGGATTCAAGCATCTCAATCGGGGCCTATCTACTGCTTTGATGCATCAACCGGTGACGTCTTATGGACATACGATCCACAAGGGTTCTATAGTTTCTGGTCGTTCATTGGCGCTATTTACGACGGAAAAGTTTACTCTATTAACTGTGACAACAAGGTTTACGCAATAGATATTGAAACTGGACAAGTTGTTTGGACTTGGAAGACTACTGATGGAGGCGTCGGTTACCCAACATACACTATTGCAGGGGATGGTAAAGTCTATGCATATACTGGTCGTTCAGATTACACGGATCCTGAGACTGGAGTGCGATACAAAGAGGAATACGTATGCTTAGATGCAAATACTGGTGAGTTTCTATGGAAAACAAGGTCTGTTCTGGGAAGTGACCGAGAGTTTGGCGGTCCACCAAGAATATATAACATACTTGCTTATGGCAACCTGTATCTTGGTGATGTTAGAGGTCAAACTGTTTGTTATGGCCAAGATATACCATGGACTGATTTCCAGGGAAATCCACAGCACACAGGTGAAAGCCTTGCTAGTGGACCTGAAGAATTGAGCGTAAAATGGACTTATGATGCTGGATCTGGAATTTACGGTGCCCCCGCTGCATATAATGGAAAGATCTTTGTCGGATCAAATGATGGAGTTTTTCATGCTGTTGATCATCTGACTGGTGAATCCGTTTGGACCTACGAAACTGGTGATGCTATTAAAAACAATCCTGCTATATATGACGGAAATGTCTTCTTTGTTTCTGATGATGGGTATCAATACTGTTTAGATGCAGATGCCGGAACTCTTGTTTGGAAGACCTATATTGGATCTGATGTTAAATTCTACTATCATACTTTGCAGAGACGGAGTTCTTCACCGACAATTGTTGACGGGAAATTATATGTTGGTTCAAGGAACTTCACTGCTTTCTGTCTTGATGCTGCAACTGGAAATGTCCTTTGGAACTTTGATACTGGAGGGTTGATTTCTAACAATCTTGCTGTAAGTGATGGTTCTGTATATGTTTCAGTAGGTGGAGTATCGGCTTGGAAACAGGTTGATACTGGAGGAGACAGCGGCACTTTGTACAAGCTCAATGCAAATACTGGTGCTGTTATTTGGGAAACCGAAATTCCTTACCACAGATATGAAGGTAGTGGCCAGTTGGTCGGTAGACATCTTCTCGCATCGCCTGTAGTTGCTGATGGCATTGTTTTTCAGGCTTCAAACGCTTGGGGAACCTATGCAATTGATGTGGACACTGGTGAACAGTTGTGGTGGTCTAACGTTACTACGCTCTCTGAACACATAATTACAGCGGCGTTACCTTATAGTATTACACCAGTTTACGCTAATGGCAAAATATACGTAATGGACTTCTTCTGTATTCTTTGTCGTAATGCTACCAATGGCGAACTGATTTGGTCTCAATATTTGGGTCATAGCTGGCATGGTGGTCCTTTGTATGCTGACGGTAAAATCTATGTTGCTAGTGAATTGCAAGCATGCTATGTTCTTGACGCTGAAACTGGAGAAAAAATTGATTATGCTAACTGGGGTGCATTTTGCTGGTCTTCGCCATGTATCTATGACAATAAGCTCTATTGGGGAACAGTGGATTGGCTGCTATTCTGTTACGAACAAACTCCTTACGGTGAAACAACATATTACGGAACATCAATTGCCCTCAATTCTGAAATGACTTTTGGTCTTGTTGAGCTTGAGACTTCTGAACCTTCTGAGGTGACTCTGGAACCTGCAGAAGTGCCCTTGTTCAATACAGAAAATATAATCCTAGTGCTGGTCGGTATCGCAGTAGTTCTCACTGTGGTTGGCTTTTTGCAGTTGCGAAAGAAAAAATGA
- a CDS encoding arginine--tRNA ligase, whose protein sequence is MSSVNPFAKFYAACENALKRTLTELYPDFSIPSNLLDIPPNLEFGELAASVCFELAKHAKKSPRSIAQQIVESLDVSQIELLDCVSAAGAGYVNFKVNSELFSRLTLSSVKELNQAYGFVKTNEPKKILLEHTSVNPVHPIHIGQARNPMLGDAISRILKKRGHDVSCHYYVDDVGRQSAVIAYGYTKLGKPKPDQKPDRFIGGIYTVTSCIMEVKRYKKAVESAKQSCPEDLPKLNHQLDEWVSISAEIKERFPELFGKLLDEINKDSDPEEQVAKLIQNYEAEKKTAKQLLREVCELCLSGFKETLASVEISMDCWDWESDLIWRGAVKQAIADLKKTPYVFEENGVLEFDAEKVADDLELKPKLGISEDHEITPLTLARADGTSLYTTRDIAYHMWKFTQAERVVNVIGMEQTLPQLQLKLALSALGHPEYISRLTHFAYSLVRLPGYRMSSRRGRYITLDEVMEGAAERAYSEVSKRSPMLSDDEKRKISEFVGKGAVKYALIAVDPTKPVVFTWDRVLDFEKNSAPYIQYSHARACSILRKASIETEKADYSLLVDSLEKDLMLTLARFPQVFVDCAENLRPNSIADYVNSLADKFNKFYTKLPVIKAESEQLAAARLALVDAVQIVLRNCLMLLGIEAPQKM, encoded by the coding sequence ATGAGTTCAGTTAATCCCTTTGCCAAATTCTACGCTGCATGCGAGAATGCCCTAAAAAGAACTTTAACTGAATTGTATCCTGATTTCTCTATTCCTTCAAATTTACTTGACATTCCACCTAACCTAGAATTTGGTGAACTAGCCGCCTCCGTATGCTTTGAACTCGCCAAACACGCCAAAAAAAGCCCCCGAAGCATAGCCCAACAAATCGTGGAAAGTCTTGATGTTTCACAGATTGAATTGCTTGACTGTGTTTCTGCAGCTGGAGCAGGATACGTGAACTTTAAGGTAAACTCTGAACTGTTTTCGCGCTTAACTCTTAGCTCAGTAAAAGAACTCAATCAGGCTTATGGTTTCGTAAAAACCAATGAACCAAAAAAGATTCTGCTGGAACACACCAGCGTTAACCCTGTGCACCCCATTCACATCGGACAAGCAAGAAACCCCATGTTGGGAGATGCAATATCCCGAATTTTGAAAAAACGAGGACACGATGTTTCTTGTCATTACTACGTGGATGATGTGGGTCGCCAAAGCGCAGTTATCGCCTATGGTTACACAAAACTGGGAAAACCCAAACCCGACCAAAAACCTGACCGCTTCATTGGCGGAATTTATACGGTAACTAGCTGTATAATGGAAGTCAAGCGTTACAAAAAGGCTGTTGAATCAGCCAAACAAAGTTGTCCCGAAGACCTTCCCAAACTGAACCACCAACTGGATGAGTGGGTTTCCATTTCGGCAGAGATAAAGGAGCGGTTTCCTGAACTTTTTGGGAAACTTTTGGATGAAATTAACAAGGACTCTGACCCCGAAGAGCAAGTTGCAAAACTCATACAAAATTATGAAGCAGAAAAAAAAACTGCGAAACAGTTGCTTCGTGAAGTATGTGAATTGTGTCTTTCGGGATTCAAAGAAACTCTAGCTAGTGTTGAAATTTCTATGGATTGCTGGGACTGGGAAAGTGACCTAATCTGGCGAGGAGCTGTTAAACAAGCAATCGCTGATTTGAAAAAAACGCCTTACGTTTTTGAAGAAAACGGCGTTTTAGAGTTTGATGCAGAAAAAGTCGCTGACGACTTGGAACTAAAACCTAAGCTGGGAATCAGTGAAGACCACGAAATTACTCCGTTGACTTTGGCTCGGGCGGATGGGACTTCTTTGTATACTACCCGGGATATTGCTTATCACATGTGGAAGTTTACCCAAGCCGAACGTGTAGTTAATGTTATTGGAATGGAGCAAACCCTGCCTCAACTGCAGCTAAAGCTTGCCCTGAGCGCTTTGGGGCATCCAGAATACATATCACGGCTGACTCATTTTGCTTACAGTTTAGTTAGACTTCCAGGATACCGTATGTCCAGCCGCAGAGGACGTTACATAACCCTTGATGAAGTAATGGAAGGCGCAGCAGAACGAGCATATTCTGAGGTTTCTAAACGTTCGCCCATGTTGTCTGACGACGAAAAACGAAAAATCTCCGAATTCGTAGGAAAAGGCGCAGTCAAATACGCACTAATTGCGGTGGACCCAACCAAACCTGTGGTTTTTACTTGGGACCGAGTGTTGGATTTTGAGAAAAACAGTGCCCCTTACATTCAGTATTCTCATGCTCGTGCTTGCAGTATACTCCGTAAAGCATCAATTGAAACTGAAAAGGCAGATTATTCTTTGTTAGTTGACTCCTTAGAAAAGGATTTAATGTTAACTTTGGCTCGGTTCCCTCAAGTTTTTGTTGATTGTGCTGAAAACCTTAGGCCAAACTCCATAGCTGATTACGTTAACAGTTTAGCTGACAAATTCAACAAGTTCTACACAAAGCTTCCTGTAATCAAAGCTGAATCTGAACAATTAGCTGCTGCTAGATTGGCACTGGTGGATGCAGTTCAAATTGTTTTGCGCAACTGTTTAATGCTACTTGGAATAGAAGCGCCCCAGAAAATGTAG
- the proB gene encoding glutamate 5-kinase: protein MSSKLIVVKVGTASLTKNNGVLNKELMAKLVDQIAYAIKQGNKIVFVTSGAVAAGMAELQIPPKPNDIVFQQVCAASGQSIIMSTYRELFKKHNLKVAQILLTAEDLSNRAAYLHICDVLELALQLGIVPIINENDVTSTDELIPITKGYEVNFSDNDNLSVRVANALEADLVIILSNVDGLYTMHPKKKGAKLIQTVEQITPEIVFEIDGKSKLGRGGMKTKLKAAQVATESGIPLVIANSQTENVITDIIAGKQVGTLFKAQEKLPGIKRWISYGASVKGQIFVNKGAKKAILEGASLLPVGVTNVEGTFNEGEVVCLIDHNGDEFAKANPNYNSGEIGAIKGLKTNQIKNALGYIRHKEVVARKNICLLKCEI from the coding sequence ATGTCTTCAAAACTGATTGTGGTCAAAGTTGGCACAGCGAGCCTAACCAAAAACAATGGTGTTCTAAACAAAGAACTAATGGCCAAACTGGTTGACCAAATAGCATACGCAATCAAACAAGGCAACAAAATCGTTTTTGTAACCTCTGGAGCAGTAGCAGCAGGCATGGCAGAATTACAAATTCCACCAAAACCCAACGATATAGTCTTCCAGCAAGTTTGCGCAGCTTCGGGACAGAGCATAATCATGTCCACATACAGGGAGCTTTTCAAAAAGCACAACCTAAAAGTTGCCCAAATCTTGCTAACTGCAGAAGACCTCTCAAACCGTGCGGCCTATTTGCATATTTGTGATGTTTTAGAACTTGCGTTACAGTTAGGAATTGTTCCCATAATTAACGAAAATGATGTAACCTCCACGGACGAGCTAATCCCAATAACAAAAGGTTACGAAGTTAACTTTAGTGACAACGACAACCTTTCAGTAAGAGTAGCAAACGCCCTAGAGGCAGACTTGGTCATCATACTATCCAACGTGGACGGCCTTTACACCATGCACCCCAAAAAGAAGGGAGCAAAACTAATCCAAACCGTTGAACAAATCACCCCTGAAATTGTATTCGAAATTGATGGAAAAAGCAAACTCGGCAGAGGGGGCATGAAAACCAAATTGAAAGCCGCACAAGTCGCCACAGAAAGCGGAATTCCTTTGGTTATTGCCAACAGCCAAACAGAAAACGTGATAACTGACATAATTGCAGGAAAACAAGTAGGCACCCTGTTTAAGGCACAAGAAAAGTTGCCAGGAATAAAACGGTGGATAAGTTATGGTGCTTCGGTTAAAGGGCAAATTTTTGTAAATAAAGGCGCCAAAAAAGCGATTCTTGAGGGAGCGAGTCTTCTCCCGGTAGGCGTAACTAATGTGGAAGGAACATTTAACGAGGGAGAAGTAGTATGCCTCATCGACCATAACGGTGATGAGTTTGCAAAAGCAAACCCTAATTACAATAGCGGCGAAATCGGGGCAATAAAAGGTTTAAAAACAAATCAAATCAAAAATGCTCTAGGGTACATCCGCCATAAAGAGGTAGTTGCCCGAAAAAACATATGCTTATTGAAGTGTGAAATATGA
- a CDS encoding DUF4013 domain-containing protein codes for MDVIPIVNFVVVGYLVKVIKQPKDSNQLPPLTDFVDLWIQGLKVVITAVIFMIIPILLFIPAGSLFFLSGFGFPIISGVSTFLAIILLLVGVVLAFFLTIILSMGLINMIKHDDFGKAFAFSEIMDIIRKIGWINYILWVVAVFICGVIVTAIGRIPVIGWFLSTAIAPIFGVFIARSAVLTYMEGTESTSPPPASEPIMSTDE; via the coding sequence TTGGATGTTATCCCCATCGTGAACTTTGTTGTTGTAGGATACTTGGTAAAAGTAATCAAACAACCCAAAGACTCCAACCAACTCCCCCCGTTAACAGATTTTGTTGACTTGTGGATTCAAGGACTAAAAGTAGTCATTACTGCAGTCATTTTCATGATAATTCCAATACTTCTGTTCATTCCTGCTGGCTCGCTTTTCTTCTTGTCTGGATTTGGATTTCCAATAATATCTGGAGTTAGCACATTTCTAGCGATCATATTACTCCTTGTTGGAGTCGTTCTGGCCTTCTTCCTTACAATTATACTATCAATGGGACTAATTAACATGATAAAACACGACGACTTCGGTAAAGCCTTTGCTTTCTCAGAAATCATGGACATAATACGAAAAATCGGATGGATCAATTACATCCTTTGGGTTGTAGCTGTTTTCATCTGTGGAGTAATAGTTACCGCAATCGGAAGAATCCCCGTAATTGGATGGTTCTTATCGACCGCTATCGCTCCAATATTCGGAGTTTTCATTGCACGCTCAGCAGTCCTGACTTACATGGAAGGAACCGAATCCACGTCGCCGCCACCTGCATCAGAACCAATCATGTCAACAGACGAATAA
- a CDS encoding helix-turn-helix transcriptional regulator: MSLFDSTAEKLRKHTVKSFVDLIIFTGLKGSMRGYDVLSYIHSTFHVLLNSGTIYSYLYSLEREGLTVGEYQNKKHIYKIAEQGINLIIILAQNNIELLARLQSVLNE; encoded by the coding sequence TTGTCTCTTTTTGATTCAACTGCTGAGAAGTTACGTAAACATACTGTAAAATCGTTTGTTGATTTGATTATCTTTACTGGACTTAAAGGGTCAATGAGGGGTTATGATGTGCTAAGTTACATTCATAGTACTTTTCATGTGTTGTTAAATTCAGGAACAATTTACTCATATCTGTATTCCCTAGAGCGTGAAGGCTTAACTGTCGGGGAATATCAAAACAAAAAACATATCTACAAAATAGCTGAACAAGGAATCAACTTGATAATTATTCTTGCACAGAATAACATAGAGCTATTGGCGCGTTTGCAATCAGTGCTGAATGAGTAA
- a CDS encoding B12-binding domain-containing radical SAM protein, with protein sequence MNVCLINPPRIHPKGWGKPAVYQPLAIAYTAAVLENDYKVTIIDSPTEGWKNLEEIDESNYKVGLTNKELQRRIKQSSPDVVGINVPFSGWSKSAFEVASLVKNLDASIITVFDGLHASARPNQCLSDPNVDYIIRGESEHSFHELAYNLKNGSLFSKLKKTNGIGFKKSGQIFLTNLRDPIENLDLLPFPARHLLPMENYFRDVKELPLRGVINKSWTPVMTSRGCPHSCVFCSVHIVSGRKWRGRSPENVVDELEYIVDKYSVKQIDFIDNNMSHDKKRMERISDLMVERNLDLEWYTPDGLRADTLDENILRKMKNAGCKKIRLTPESGVQRVVDEVIHKNMKLEDVENALVLARKVGIKVGVFFVLGLVGEKKTEMEQTIHFAYKLRNLGADMFHFCVAMPLYGTELYAQAKQGGYLTEDFSDESLARVEPLIETKDFTIEDVSEYCIKANEVNRVVTPKKVLKALVHPKKTFGIVKYLLKMYSTPSKQANQQLSAVKIQEKNVLNSQ encoded by the coding sequence ATGAATGTTTGTTTAATTAATCCCCCTAGAATTCATCCAAAAGGCTGGGGTAAACCTGCGGTTTATCAACCTTTAGCAATAGCTTATACAGCTGCAGTTTTAGAAAATGATTACAAAGTAACAATAATCGATTCCCCTACTGAAGGATGGAAAAATCTTGAGGAAATCGATGAATCGAACTACAAAGTAGGTTTAACCAATAAAGAATTGCAAAGAAGAATCAAACAATCGTCACCAGATGTAGTTGGCATTAATGTTCCATTTTCCGGTTGGTCTAAAAGCGCTTTCGAAGTTGCATCCCTTGTTAAAAACCTTGACGCAAGCATCATTACTGTTTTTGATGGTTTGCACGCTTCTGCACGTCCAAATCAGTGCTTATCTGACCCTAATGTTGATTATATTATTCGGGGCGAAAGTGAACATTCGTTTCATGAGCTAGCTTATAATCTAAAAAATGGAAGTCTATTTAGCAAATTGAAAAAAACTAATGGGATAGGCTTCAAAAAAAGCGGTCAGATTTTTTTAACCAATCTAAGAGACCCAATTGAAAATCTTGATTTACTTCCATTTCCAGCTAGACATCTGCTTCCAATGGAAAACTACTTTAGAGATGTAAAGGAACTGCCATTAAGAGGAGTCATTAACAAGTCTTGGACTCCTGTGATGACCAGTAGAGGGTGTCCTCATAGTTGTGTTTTTTGTTCAGTTCACATTGTAAGTGGAAGAAAATGGCGGGGTAGAAGCCCAGAAAATGTCGTAGACGAACTTGAATACATTGTTGACAAGTATTCAGTTAAGCAAATTGATTTTATTGACAACAACATGTCCCATGACAAAAAAAGAATGGAAAGAATTTCTGACTTAATGGTTGAAAGAAATTTAGATCTTGAATGGTACACTCCAGACGGTCTTCGTGCTGATACCCTTGATGAAAATATCTTACGGAAAATGAAAAATGCTGGTTGTAAAAAGATTCGTTTAACTCCTGAATCTGGGGTTCAACGGGTTGTTGACGAGGTTATCCATAAGAATATGAAACTTGAGGATGTTGAAAACGCTCTTGTTTTAGCTCGAAAAGTTGGCATTAAAGTGGGAGTGTTTTTTGTTCTTGGACTTGTTGGTGAAAAAAAAACAGAAATGGAACAAACAATACATTTTGCGTATAAACTGAGAAATTTAGGCGCCGATATGTTTCATTTTTGTGTTGCTATGCCTCTTTATGGAACTGAATTGTATGCACAGGCCAAACAAGGCGGTTATTTAACAGAAGACTTTAGTGACGAATCCTTGGCACGCGTTGAACCTTTGATTGAAACCAAAGATTTCACTATTGAAGATGTAAGCGAGTATTGCATAAAAGCAAATGAAGTAAATCGAGTTGTAACTCCTAAGAAAGTTTTGAAAGCTTTGGTTCATCCCAAAAAGACTTTTGGCATTGTTAAATATTTGTTGAAAATGTATTCTACCCCTTCAAAACAAGCGAACCAACAACTTTCTGCTGTTAAAATTCAAGAAAAAAATGTGCTGAATTCACAGTAA
- a CDS encoding PAS domain-containing protein, with the protein MSKLQTLLVFDLNGVIVDCNPKCLSFTGFSNEQFVDRSFVDLAVFVKENLLCVIVVPSVKGLWSSLD; encoded by the coding sequence TTGAGCAAACTCCAGACTCTTTTGGTTTTTGATTTGAACGGTGTTATTGTTGATTGTAATCCAAAATGTTTGTCTTTTACTGGTTTCTCTAACGAACAATTTGTAGACCGCTCTTTTGTTGATTTGGCTGTTTTTGTAAAAGAAAACCTATTATGTGTGATTGTTGTTCCCTCTGTGAAGGGCTTATGGTCTAGTCTGGATTAA
- a CDS encoding glutamate-5-semialdehyde dehydrogenase, producing MIEEICKKAKVASKQLAQLSDEQKNRALCLMADALEENSAKILEANQTDVEEARAKGVKEALIDRLVLGQKRVDAMANDLRGLTKLVDPVNEIVKTWTRPNGLIIGQMRVPLGVIGIIYESRPNVTSEASGLCIKSGNAIILRGGSDAIRSNMAIGDALRAALKKAEVDENAIQVVPVTDRSVAEKMMTMRQYIDVLIPRGGAGLIKTVVEKSNVPVIETGTGNCHIYVEPDADLKRAIDIVINAKCQRPGVCNAAEKLLIHKDTDKKFLFDVVSALNLNGVEVRACEKTMKIMPNLKPATEEDWYTEFLDLIIGIKIVENTQEAIDHINKYGTNHSESILTANFDKALKFIREVDSAAVYWNSSTRFTDGNQFGMGAEIGISTQKLHARGPMSIHQLTTTKFFILGRGHIRP from the coding sequence ATGATAGAAGAAATTTGCAAAAAAGCAAAAGTGGCATCTAAACAGTTAGCCCAACTTTCAGATGAACAAAAAAACAGGGCACTATGCTTAATGGCAGACGCCCTTGAAGAAAACTCAGCAAAAATTTTAGAAGCAAACCAAACCGACGTAGAAGAAGCCCGAGCCAAAGGAGTAAAAGAAGCCCTCATTGACCGCCTAGTTCTAGGCCAAAAACGTGTAGACGCCATGGCAAATGACCTGAGAGGACTGACAAAACTTGTTGACCCCGTAAACGAAATTGTAAAAACATGGACTCGACCCAACGGATTAATCATCGGGCAAATGCGAGTGCCTCTTGGAGTAATTGGAATTATTTACGAATCTAGACCCAACGTAACTTCTGAAGCTTCGGGACTGTGCATTAAATCAGGAAACGCCATAATCCTCAGAGGCGGTTCAGATGCCATTCGCTCAAACATGGCAATAGGTGATGCCCTGCGTGCTGCCCTGAAAAAGGCAGAAGTAGATGAGAACGCGATACAGGTTGTTCCAGTAACTGACCGAAGCGTAGCAGAAAAAATGATGACCATGCGCCAATACATCGACGTGTTGATACCCCGTGGCGGAGCGGGATTAATCAAAACGGTAGTTGAAAAATCCAATGTTCCAGTCATCGAAACTGGAACCGGAAACTGTCACATCTACGTGGAACCCGACGCAGACCTAAAACGAGCAATAGACATCGTAATCAATGCCAAATGTCAACGACCCGGAGTTTGTAACGCGGCAGAAAAATTATTAATCCATAAGGACACCGACAAAAAGTTCCTGTTTGACGTGGTTTCGGCTCTCAACCTCAATGGCGTAGAAGTTAGAGCCTGCGAAAAAACCATGAAAATTATGCCTAATCTAAAACCTGCAACAGAAGAAGACTGGTACACAGAATTTCTGGACCTCATCATCGGCATAAAAATCGTGGAAAACACCCAAGAAGCAATCGACCACATCAACAAATACGGAACAAACCACTCGGAATCAATTCTAACAGCAAACTTTGACAAGGCACTAAAATTCATCCGCGAAGTAGACTCCGCAGCAGTATACTGGAACTCCTCCACCAGATTCACCGACGGTAACCAATTCGGAATGGGAGCAGAAATCGGAATCAGCACTCAAAAACTCCACGCACGAGGACCAATGAGCATCCACCAACTAACAACAACAAAATTCTTCATACTGGGCAGGGGACACATCAGACCCTAA
- a CDS encoding Lrp/AsnC family transcriptional regulator: protein MDKIDLEILKELNEDARKSFREIAKKLGLSNQTVINRYNEMKKKGTIQFCSVAIDLEKIGYTSSVQLLMNSSKGHNLSSVLEKLKKTKNILIVSKTIGDFEGYVILAFKNIQELYELILQIKSHEEIGKIELSFVVPGIRIFPGSRGLLH, encoded by the coding sequence TTGGATAAAATTGATTTGGAAATATTAAAAGAATTAAACGAAGACGCACGAAAATCATTTAGAGAAATCGCTAAAAAATTGGGATTGTCAAATCAGACGGTAATAAACAGATACAACGAAATGAAAAAAAAAGGAACGATACAGTTCTGCTCGGTCGCAATTGACCTTGAAAAAATTGGATACACTAGTTCAGTGCAATTGCTGATGAACAGCTCAAAGGGCCACAATCTATCGAGTGTCCTTGAAAAACTCAAAAAAACAAAAAACATACTAATTGTAAGTAAAACAATAGGAGATTTTGAAGGATATGTTATTTTAGCATTCAAGAACATCCAAGAACTCTATGAATTAATTCTTCAGATTAAAAGCCATGAAGAAATAGGAAAGATTGAACTTTCCTTTGTTGTACCTGGAATTAGAATTTTCCCAGGAAGCAGAGGGTTGCTACACTGA